A segment of the uncultured Desulfobulbus sp. genome:
TGAAAAAGACGGGCGGATTGGGGCAATGGTCCAATATCAGCATTCGCGGTGCGGGCGCCCAATATACCCAGTACCAGTACAACGGCATTCCCCTGCGCGACTCCGCCGACACCCAAACCACCTTGCAGTATTTTATCGAAGATATGTTCAGCGGCTCCAACCTCGATCGGGTGGAAATTCTCAAGGGGACCAACAGTACCCTGTACGGTTCGCAGGCCATGGGCGGGGTCATCAATATTATTCCACAAAAATGGCAGTCCGGTTTCACGGCTGATCTGCGCAATCAATTCGGTCCCAACGGCACCTACATCGGTAATGCCCGCGTAGCTTATGGGCAGGAGAAATACTATGTCGATATCAATCCGATCTATATCACCACCGATGGCGAGAACTACGGCGGCGCCAACTCCTATAATTACGAAAATACCGGCGCGACCATCGGCGCGGGCGTGAAGTTCACCGACAGCACCGCCCTTGAATTCAGTGGGATTTTTTCCGAATCGGATCTCACCCTTGGCTCAACCCCATCCCTGGACGCAAACGGTAACCTGGTGAAGAATCATGCCTATGCCGACCGACATCGGGAGAGTGAGTTGAACCAGGTCGGCCTGAACTGGTCGCAGACCATCAACAACACCTGGGACTACAGCCTCAAGGGGGCCTACACCTCCACCGAACGCCATTACTTCTGGTCAAACACCAACGGCGATCAATCCAACTACGACGGCGAGAACTGGTATTTCGAGATGCAGCACAACCTCCATCTCACCGATTGGATGACCCTGAACGTCGGTGCCGATTACGAAGATTCCACCTACGACGGTCAGGAGCCGCGTAACAAGTACGGCGGCGATTATACCCCGGTGGACTTTCATGAATCCTGGGGCAACAAGGATCTGTTTTCCCAGGCCCAGTTCGTCTTTCTCGACCGCAGTCTCTTCTTCAACGTCGGTGCTCGCTATAACGACCACGAGGAGTTTGACAGCGAAGCGGTATGGGAGACCTCCGCGGCCTATATCTTCAAACAGACCGATACCAAGATCCATGCCCATGTGGGCACCGGCTACCGGACCCCTGGTCTGTATGAGATTTACGGCGGATACCTTTCCGGCGGCACCTTGGTGACCATCGGTAATCCGGATCTGCAGCCGGAAGAGAGTATCGGCTACGAGATCGGCGTCGACCAGAGTCTGTTCGATGGTAAGCTCAGCATGGGGCTCACCTATTTCGAGACCCAGTTCGACGACATGATCATCTTTGACAGCCTTGCCTACCGCTATGAAAATGCCGACGAAGGTAAAAATTCAGGGATCGAGGCATCTCTGCGTTACCAGCCCTGGAGCAAGCTGCGTTTCAATCTGGCCTATACCTATATCGACTCACGCTCAAAGGATGATGGTGCCTCCGGTTGGTCCCGGGTGAATTATCTACCACGAAACAAGGTGAATTTTGTGGTGACGGTGTTGCCCACGGACAAGTTGACCATGGCCCTGGATCTCAACTGGCAGGATGAAAAAATCGTTCCGCTCTATGATGCAAGCTACAACAAGGTGAACTGGGAGGAGGACTCGGTCATGGTGGCCAATCTATCCGCCACCTACAAGGCGTGGAAGTATATGGATCTTTTTGCTAGAGTCGACAACCTGTTTGACAAGGACTATACCGAATCAGGCTACTGTATGCCGGGCCTGACCGTCTTCGGTGGCATAAGATTTCATTATTAACTGTCTGATTTTACGTGTTGATAAAAGATGCCGAGATCCGCTGGCGGTGCGGCCGGATAATTGGATCACAACCTATAAACCAAGGAGAATCAAAGTATGCGAGGAAAAGAGTTGTTGAGGAAATGGATGTTCATGGTCGTGGCCGTCCTTGTGGGGCTCTGCCTGCAGACCGCCAACACCCAGGCAGGCGAGCACGGCAAAAAGAAGGAGGCCAAGCCGGCCATTTTGCTGGTGACCTTTGGCACCAGCATCGATCGGGCCAAGGCGTCGTTTGACAACATCGACAAACAGGTCAAGGCAGCCTTTCCGGGTGTGGAGGTTCGCTGGGCTTATACCTCCAAGATCATTCGCCACAAACTGGCCAAGCAGGGCACCATGATCGATTCTCCGGAAGTGGCCCTGGCACGTCTCATGGACGATGGCTACACCAAGGTTGCAGTGCAGTCCCTGCACATGATTCCCGGTGCAGAATTCCACGAGATCAATGTCAATGCCCGCCTGTTTGCGCAGATGGCCGGCGGCTTTGACAGCCTCCAGGTCTCCATGCCGCTGTTGGTCGGCGACGAGGGGATGGAAGAGGCGTTGAAGATCGTCAAGGAGCAGGTTGTTCCCAAAGAGCGAAAAGCCGGGGAAGCGGTGGTGCTCATGGGCCACGGCACCCATCATCCCAGCGATGCCATTTACAGTGCCATGATGTACAAGGCACAGAAGATGGATCCGAATTTTTTTGTGGGCACGGTTGAAGGTCATCCCACCTTCGACGAGGTTCGCGACGCCCTGGTGGCAAAGAAGATCAAGAAGGTCTATCTCGTTCCCTTCATGACCGTTGCCGGTGATCACGCGATGAACGACATGGCCGGTGACGAACCGGATTCATGGAAGAGTCAGCTGGATGCGGTCGGCATCAAGTCCGTGCCGGTGATGAAGGGGTTGGGCGAGGTGGATGCCATCGACGCCATGTGGATTGCACACCTGAAGGATGCCATGGCGCATCTGCATTAAACCCTTTGGGGTGTCTCATTAGCCAATAAAAAAAGATTACCACCGAAACAGAGCTTGAAGAAATGAGATCTCTCCCGATGGCCGAGATGACCTCGGAGTGGTGCTACGCTCCCTGTAAAGAGCCTCTTCATCGATGTCATCCCCAACGAATGTGAGGGATCTCGTTTTTGTTCCCCTTGAGCTGAGGTTCAGTGGGAATCAGATAAAAAAAAGCCCCGAAATGCTCGGGGCTTTTTTTGTTTCGACTACCACCAAAGCTCAGCTTGAAAAGAGGAGATCTCTCCCGATGGTCGAGATGACCTCGGAGTGGTGCAATGCTCCCTGGAAAGAGCCGCCTCATCGATGTCATCCCGAAGGAATGTGAGGGATCCCGTCTTTGTTCCCCTTGAGCTGAAGTTCAGTGGGAATCAGTTATTTTATTGGCATACCTGTGGCAATAATCCGCTACCATCCGATAAGCATCGAGCTGTGGTTGGGGAAGAGTTTTTTTATCACGATTGCAACGAGGTAAGAGCCGAGGATGACCAGTCCGGTAATGATCGGCAGGAGCCAGAGTCCGCCTGTCCAGGGGAACCAGCTTTTTACCCAAAAGAGCGCCTTGACCATCCACCCGTGGATGAAAAAGATGGCAAAGCTGGAGGCGGCCAGACCGGAGAGAACGTTGCTTTCGATCTGTTCGTAACGATGGAGGAGCACCATGCACAGCAGGCAGAGAAGAAATTTTTGAACGATGTTGATATCAAAGGCATGAAGCATGAAGAGCGGCTTGTGATAGCTGCCTGCCCCCATGTAATACGTGCTCTGAATCATGGACAGTATCAAGACTCCCAGGGCAAGGAGCCAGGCCTTTTTGTCGAAATGTTCATAGATCCAGTCCCGATCGATGGAACAGAGTATGCCGAACAGGTAGACCGGGCTGAAAAAGAGGACCGACTGCAGCACCAGGATATTGTTCACCGGCCGTTGCGCCAGGGCGGAACAGATCAGTAGACCGATGGTCACCTTCACCTGGGTGGGTTTGCTCAGCTTGATGAAGCCGATAAAGACCGGGGAAAGAAGGAACATGATCATGATGAAGGGAATATACCAGTAGGCGAGAAAATGACCGCCGGTCATCAGGCTCAAGCCAATCGGCTGCAACCATTGATCGAAAAAGGACAGGCTCGGGCCGACAAACTTGTCCGGAAGGGTGGCATGGGTGGCAAAGGTGAAGGTAAGCGCCAGCGCCGACCAGAGGAGGTAGGGCACAAAGACCTTTTGCAGTTTTTTCGATATGAACCGGCTGTACTTGAAGCGGGGGTAAAAGACCTGGTGAAAGAGAAATCCGGAAATGAACACAAAAAGCGCGGTCCCGCCGGTGATGATGTTGGCCAGGACCCGTTCCGGGTAGGAGTTGAAGTTCCAGCCGCTGAGACCGTAGCAATGACCGATAACAATGAGGACAATGGCGATGCCACGGTAATATTCAAATGATTTGAGAAACATGGTCTTTTCTGGGTACTCGGTGAAATCTCTCGATCTCGTCAATATAAATGAGTGGAAGCCCGTTGCTGGTCGCCTGTGGCCGCGTACAGGGGGGCTGGCATAGAAACGGGGTATGGTTATTGTGTCCGGCAAATGGTGGAGGGCGGGTGAATTGAACGGGTAAGGGGGGCAGGTCGTAAACGGTTCGGTGATACACGGGGAAGGACGATCAATGGTGCGGCGTGCACCGGGAAAATATGCCGGAGTTGATGAGAATATACCTTGTTCCGTTGGATTTTGCCTCTGTCAAATTGCGCAAGCGATTTTCTCGATAATTTTTCTGCTGCCCCTGCTTTGGGGCGGGGAGACTGCCGGTTGAAAGCTGAGCAAGAGTGACAGCGTCCCGCTCAATGGGCTGAAAAGATTGCGAAGACCAAGTGGAGCCGGTACTGTTGAGCTCCGGTTACAAGAAATAAGGAGAACAGCCTATGTTTACCCTTGCTGATGTGCGCAACATAGCGGTGCAGATTGAAAAAAACGGCGAGGAAACCTATCGCAAGGTTGCTGCCCAGGTAAAGAGTTTGGAACTGCAGCAGATCTTTCAGTGGATGGCCGATGAGGAAAAACGCCATGGCGAGGTTTTTGCGGCGATCATCGATGATCGAACCCTTTCCAAAGAGCAGGCCGAGCTCGAGGCCATGGGGCGCTCTCTCCTGGAAGATATCGTTCGCAGCCAGACCTTTTCCCTTGATGAAAAGCAGCTGGTGCAGACCACCAACCTGGATGATCTGCTGGCCCAGTCCATTGAATTCGAGCAGGACACCATCGATTTTTACCAATTTCTCGCCGGGTTTCTTGATGAGCCCGAAGCGATCAGCCAACTCAACCGTATTGTCGAACAGGAGCAGGCCCATGTGAAGCATCTGCAGGAGATACGAAGCAATGCCACGTCATTGGCCGACTTTGCGATCGAACTCTAGCCGGGTGAAGTCACGGTATGGTTAAATGCATCGTACACGTCTTTGCCACCCCCTAGAGGCACAACAAAGGGGCCAGCCAGGGAAATAGACCTTGGCCGGCCCCTTTGTTGTAGCGGAAGTATGCAACATTGTTCTCATGCCCTGTTGGCGCAGATATCCGCAACCAAGGAAAAGAAAATCAACGTCTCGAGCAACTGAACCTTTTTAAATAGGCGACCACCGAATGGTGGTCAGTTGATCTGTTAAATGTACCGCTTTGAGCGGTTCACAGGTTTTCAAGCCACCGGCTTTGTCGGTGGTTCTGACTCAGCCAGAGACAAGACCTCGGTCTTGTATGCCTCGGAATAGCGGTTTCTTGACTTGGTTTCTTTTGTCTTGGTTGTCATCGGTCACCTCTGTCGAGGAGTATGTTCGCTTAACGAGGTGTCCGTCGATAATGAGCAGGTTCATAATCACGGGTGTATATATGAATGCCGAATTTTTTACAGGTATCCGTCAAACATATTGTAGAACGATTTTGATAGAAATTATCTCATTTTTCCTTGTGTTATCGGTGGTGACAGTTGCTGCTCAGGCGCAATCAGCCGAAAATCCTGAAAATAAAAAGCTTGGATCTGTACTGTCGTTTGAAAACATTGCCTCACAGCCCCATACCTATTTTTCTTCCCAAACTGTTACAACCAGCGAGGGAACACAACTCGAAAAGTATCTCATTAATGGCCCTCCGGTCCCGCCTCCCGGTTACGACCTTGAGCGTGCTGCGGTTTTACAGCCCGCGTCTAATTCGGCCGCAGGCATTGTCACACTGACAACTCCCGCGTTTAACTGGGTTTTTGGATGCTCATCTGTGTCCGGTGCGATGATCGCGGGTTACTACGATCGGAACGGATATCCTGATATATATACCGGACCCACTAATGCGGGAGTCATGCCTTTGGATAACAGTTCCTGGCCGACATGGTCGGACGGATACAATACCTATCCTAATCTCCCCTTGGCGGCATCCCATAAAGGCGTTGACGGCAGGAGTGTGAGAGGATCGATCGATGATTATTGGGTTCAGTATGATAGTTCCGCCGATGATCCATATTTGACAGGTGGCTGGTCGCAGCACACATGGGGCGATGCGATTGGTGATTATATGAAGACCAGTCAGTCCCCCTACAACAATCTCGACGGATCGACAATTTTCTATAATTGGACATCATCTGTGGATCCGCTAACCTGTGCCCAAATGGCTTCGTACGGAATCGATGGCCTGGACGGGACCTATGGACGGAAACTTTTTTACGAAGCCAGAGGGTATACCGTCATGGATTGTTATAATCAGAAAACAGATAACAACAGTGGCGGATTTACATTTGCCAACTTTAAGGCGGAGATAGATGCGGGAAGGCCTGTAATGCTCAACCTAGAAGGCCACACCGTCGTTGGGGTGGGGTATGACGATTCCAGCAGTCTGGTTTATATCCATGATACCTGGGATTACAGCACACATACCATGACCTGGGGCGGGTCTTATTCGGGCATGCAACTTCTTTCAGTCAGCGTCGTCAACCTTGCCCCTCCCTCCTGCGTCGAGCCGACCGTAACAACAGCGAACATATACGGTATTGGCGTCACCTCCGCCTTCAGCGGCGGTGACGTGACATATTCGGGGTGTACTTCTTCTGTTACAGTCACGGATCGCGGTGTATGTTGGAGTACTTCGTCCGATCCGACCACAAGCGACATTTGCACCCACGACGGATCCGGAACCGGAAGCTTTACAAGTAAAATTACCGGACTGACTGAAAACACACCTTATCATGTCCGGGCATTTGCAACGAACAGTTATGGCACTGGTTACGGTGCGGACCTGACATTTACCACCCTGGGGTCATGTGACGGTTACAATATCACTTTCCCCACCTATAACTTTGAAGACATTTCCAGTACAGGGACACAATTAGCCCTAAGTGATGATTCATATGCATATTTCTCTATACCCTTCACTTTCTCGTTTTATGGTAACGCTTACACGGCAATCAGCGTCGGCTCCAATGGTACGGTTTATTTTGAAGATTCGTATTTAGGGTTCGGGAACACCGATATTCCCGCCATAAACAGTGACGGTGTGTTGAAATATATTGCACTGTTTTGGGACGATCTCAATCCATCTGCAGATGGCATCGTTGTTTGGGAAGTGTTGGGCACCGCACCTTCACGCAGACTTGTTGTTCAATGGACCAACGTCCCGCATTTTGGATCTGCTTCGCCGACGAACGGAGGCACCTTCCAGGTTGTCTTGTACGAGGGAAGTAATAATATCCGTTTGAATTACGCCGATGTGGATTTTGGAGATGCCTCTTTTGACTACGGTATTTCCGCCACAGTAGGCATCCAGCGGGATAGCGATTGTGGAGTGAAATTTTCTTACAACTCAAAGGTATTAAAGAATGA
Coding sequences within it:
- a CDS encoding TonB-dependent receptor codes for the protein MKPVKHRPLDPLLLSCTVLLLAAAPVGAEVSDSGSATKDEQTVQKAEEMVVTASRSATALSETTKSIDIVDSADRDDLQQYYLPELLDNEPGVFLKKTGGLGQWSNISIRGAGAQYTQYQYNGIPLRDSADTQTTLQYFIEDMFSGSNLDRVEILKGTNSTLYGSQAMGGVINIIPQKWQSGFTADLRNQFGPNGTYIGNARVAYGQEKYYVDINPIYITTDGENYGGANSYNYENTGATIGAGVKFTDSTALEFSGIFSESDLTLGSTPSLDANGNLVKNHAYADRHRESELNQVGLNWSQTINNTWDYSLKGAYTSTERHYFWSNTNGDQSNYDGENWYFEMQHNLHLTDWMTLNVGADYEDSTYDGQEPRNKYGGDYTPVDFHESWGNKDLFSQAQFVFLDRSLFFNVGARYNDHEEFDSEAVWETSAAYIFKQTDTKIHAHVGTGYRTPGLYEIYGGYLSGGTLVTIGNPDLQPEESIGYEIGVDQSLFDGKLSMGLTYFETQFDDMIIFDSLAYRYENADEGKNSGIEASLRYQPWSKLRFNLAYTYIDSRSKDDGASGWSRVNYLPRNKVNFVVTVLPTDKLTMALDLNWQDEKIVPLYDASYNKVNWEEDSVMVANLSATYKAWKYMDLFARVDNLFDKDYTESGYCMPGLTVFGGIRFHY
- a CDS encoding sirohydrochlorin cobaltochelatase, encoding MRGKELLRKWMFMVVAVLVGLCLQTANTQAGEHGKKKEAKPAILLVTFGTSIDRAKASFDNIDKQVKAAFPGVEVRWAYTSKIIRHKLAKQGTMIDSPEVALARLMDDGYTKVAVQSLHMIPGAEFHEINVNARLFAQMAGGFDSLQVSMPLLVGDEGMEEALKIVKEQVVPKERKAGEAVVLMGHGTHHPSDAIYSAMMYKAQKMDPNFFVGTVEGHPTFDEVRDALVAKKIKKVYLVPFMTVAGDHAMNDMAGDEPDSWKSQLDAVGIKSVPVMKGLGEVDAIDAMWIAHLKDAMAHLH
- a CDS encoding acyltransferase, translated to MFLKSFEYYRGIAIVLIVIGHCYGLSGWNFNSYPERVLANIITGGTALFVFISGFLFHQVFYPRFKYSRFISKKLQKVFVPYLLWSALALTFTFATHATLPDKFVGPSLSFFDQWLQPIGLSLMTGGHFLAYWYIPFIMIMFLLSPVFIGFIKLSKPTQVKVTIGLLICSALAQRPVNNILVLQSVLFFSPVYLFGILCSIDRDWIYEHFDKKAWLLALGVLILSMIQSTYYMGAGSYHKPLFMLHAFDINIVQKFLLCLLCMVLLHRYEQIESNVLSGLAASSFAIFFIHGWMVKALFWVKSWFPWTGGLWLLPIITGLVILGSYLVAIVIKKLFPNHSSMLIGW
- a CDS encoding ferritin family protein; this translates as MFTLADVRNIAVQIEKNGEETYRKVAAQVKSLELQQIFQWMADEEKRHGEVFAAIIDDRTLSKEQAELEAMGRSLLEDIVRSQTFSLDEKQLVQTTNLDDLLAQSIEFEQDTIDFYQFLAGFLDEPEAISQLNRIVEQEQAHVKHLQEIRSNATSLADFAIEL
- a CDS encoding C39 family peptidase, giving the protein MNAEFFTGIRQTYCRTILIEIISFFLVLSVVTVAAQAQSAENPENKKLGSVLSFENIASQPHTYFSSQTVTTSEGTQLEKYLINGPPVPPPGYDLERAAVLQPASNSAAGIVTLTTPAFNWVFGCSSVSGAMIAGYYDRNGYPDIYTGPTNAGVMPLDNSSWPTWSDGYNTYPNLPLAASHKGVDGRSVRGSIDDYWVQYDSSADDPYLTGGWSQHTWGDAIGDYMKTSQSPYNNLDGSTIFYNWTSSVDPLTCAQMASYGIDGLDGTYGRKLFYEARGYTVMDCYNQKTDNNSGGFTFANFKAEIDAGRPVMLNLEGHTVVGVGYDDSSSLVYIHDTWDYSTHTMTWGGSYSGMQLLSVSVVNLAPPSCVEPTVTTANIYGIGVTSAFSGGDVTYSGCTSSVTVTDRGVCWSTSSDPTTSDICTHDGSGTGSFTSKITGLTENTPYHVRAFATNSYGTGYGADLTFTTLGSCDGYNITFPTYNFEDISSTGTQLALSDDSYAYFSIPFTFSFYGNAYTAISVGSNGTVYFEDSYLGFGNTDIPAINSDGVLKYIALFWDDLNPSADGIVVWEVLGTAPSRRLVVQWTNVPHFGSASPTNGGTFQVVLYEGSNNIRLNYADVDFGDASFDYGISATVGIQRDSDCGVKFSYNSKVLKNDLSILFSAGKNIDWFVPIKCLLLEE